DNA sequence from the Hoylesella buccalis ATCC 35310 genome:
TCATCAAGATTGCCAATTTGCAGCAGGTACGATTCTATATCCAAGGCCAGAACCTCTTCACGTGGGATAAGCTCGACGATGTTGACGTAGACCCCGAAACCAGCAGCAACGGTACCTGGTATCCCATCCAGAAGACCTTCAACTTTGGTGTTAATATCACATTCTAATCTATTATTGAAATACAATTATGAAAAAGCTATATAGTTCATTATTCATGTTAGGAATATTCCTGACATTGGTCGGATGTAGCGAAAGCTTCCTTGACAAGGAAGAAGACGACAAGAAGTCTGAAGCCGACGTCTACACCCGATACGAGGAAGTTAACAAGAACGTAGCCACCGCCTACTGGAACGCCCGGTACGCCATGCGTCCACTGGTATGGCTCGAGCACTTCTCTTCTTCTGTTATCACAGACGAGTGCGAGGCATCCAATGTGGAAGGCAACATCGGTAACCGATACAACCAAGGCGACTGGAACCCTAACGCCAACTTCCCCGGCAACAACCGCCAGTTTTGGAACAGCATGTTTTCAGCCATTCGCCACATCAACCTGACACTGGAAGGCATCGAGAAGTACAAGACACCAGACAACCCGCTTAGCCCGGGCGACCTGGACAAGCGCATCGGTGAGCTTTACTTCCTTCGCGGATACATGCACTTGAGACTGATGACACTTTACGGAGAAATTCCTTATATCGACCATAGCATCCCCACAACTGACAAGATGGAATTCAAACAGGAAAGCGTGCACGCCGTGGTTGACAAGATTGTGGCCGACGCCGAAGCAGCATACGCCAAGGTGGCAGAAATGTATAACCGCAGCGACGAACACTTTGGACGTGTAGACAAAGGAGCCTGCCTCGGTCTCATTGCCATTGCACGATGGATGGCCGCCACACCACTGTACAACGGAGCCAAGGAACATGGGTACGAGGGCAACCGCGTATTTGAAAGCGAATATACCTACAAGGCCGAACGCTGGACTGCTGCCAAGGATGCAGCCAAGAAGGTAATCGACTTCAGAGTAAACGGTGCTCCACGCTACAGCCTCTATGCCAAGTACGACGCACACGACTTTCAGGACGACGGCAACCGCAACCTCAACGGGTCACTGCTCTACCACCGCCTGTGGGATATGTTCTACGACCTAGATGGCATGCAGACCGAAGGCGTGTTCTTCGTAACACGCGACAAGAACAACTGGTGGCTGGGCGACCAGTACCCTCCAAGCCGTGGTGGTGGCTCACGTCAGCAGCCCGTGCAAGAGCAGGTAGACGAGTATGAATACATGGCACCCGATGGCTACGGATATCCCGTATACAGCCAGGAAGCACGCAACGCTGGCTACGACGATGCCAACCCATATGTAAAGCGCGACCCACGCTTCTACCGTGACATCATCTACCATGGTGCTCCTTATCGTGACAACGGTAACCACGCACGCCCCATGAACACCGCCGAGGGATCTGACCAGATCAATGCCA
Encoded proteins:
- a CDS encoding RagB/SusD family nutrient uptake outer membrane protein encodes the protein MKKLYSSLFMLGIFLTLVGCSESFLDKEEDDKKSEADVYTRYEEVNKNVATAYWNARYAMRPLVWLEHFSSSVITDECEASNVEGNIGNRYNQGDWNPNANFPGNNRQFWNSMFSAIRHINLTLEGIEKYKTPDNPLSPGDLDKRIGELYFLRGYMHLRLMTLYGEIPYIDHSIPTTDKMEFKQESVHAVVDKIVADAEAAYAKVAEMYNRSDEHFGRVDKGACLGLIAIARWMAATPLYNGAKEHGYEGNRVFESEYTYKAERWTAAKDAAKKVIDFRVNGAPRYSLYAKYDAHDFQDDGNRNLNGSLLYHRLWDMFYDLDGMQTEGVFFVTRDKNNWWLGDQYPPSRGGGSRQQPVQEQVDEYEYMAPDGYGYPVYSQEARNAGYDDANPYVKRDPRFYRDIIYHGAPYRDNGNHARPMNTAEGSDQINANNATTTGYYLRKFMKDGYNKSGGFDIHSPAIWRLPEFIYIYAEAVNETSGPNQEIYDMINKVRARSFMSPMPPATMTNKKLMREYIKRERRVEFFYENKRPFECRLYLEPSSKEELAKEKIFLSLGADNTQRSINYWKQNKGAYPKCQRMINGMRPVEDPAGKIEINGKRYRMERFCKEERTFETPKHYLFPIQNTELNVCPTLVQNPGW